Within the Mus caroli chromosome 10, CAROLI_EIJ_v1.1, whole genome shotgun sequence genome, the region CTTAAGAAGATGTTTTCTGGGTCTGACGAGTTGGCTTAGAGCACCtactactgctcttgcagagggcccaggatCAAGCCCCAGCACTTaccatgatagctcacaaccatctgtaacctcagttccaggcaatctgacgccgtcttctgaccttcatggtcACCATGCACACCCATACATAGACCACTCAGGCAAAACATTGaggaaacataaaataagaaaagatggttCTGGGAGACTGCATGGGAGTGTTGTGGGTGCCAGGATAGAAACGGGGTGCCGCCTTTGTGAGTTCCTTAAGTATCGGTTTACCCCAGACCTGAAGATTCAAGGTGAGACCCATGACAGCATTGAGGATGCCCGCACAGCCCTTCAACTCTACCGGAAGTATCTGGAGCTGAGCAAGAACGGCACCGAGCCCGAGTCCTTCCACAAGGTGCTCAAGGGTCTCTATGAGAAGGGCCGAAAGATGGACTGGAAGGTGCCTGAGCCTGAAAGCCAGACAAGTCCCAAGAGTAAGGCTGGGCTGAGGCGAGGGAAACTGGGCTGGGTAGGTGTTGCTGGCATATGTAGAACTTGTATACCACCTCAGATTATAACAGTACTCCCACCTGCTCCTGAAGTGTCTTACAGTTCACACATCACTCAGTGTTTCCAACAGTCAGTGAGAGAGACACTGGTGTAGCCGCTTGCCCGAGTCTGAAATGTCCATGCCTTGCCCTACTTCCCTCATGCTCTTTCTGTATAGGGAGTGTCCTGGTGCCTCCTCTGCTCACCCTGGTCTCCGTGATTCTGTCTCCTAACAGACGCAGCTGTCTTCTCCTCAGTGCTGGCACTGTGAGCTGCCTTCCCTTTCAGTGCTGTCCCCAGAACTGAGAGGTGGCTTCTCAAGTCGGCTTTACCCTGTCCACTTCCAGAACTGGATCTGCTCAGGGTCTACAGACGGTGCTATTAATAGAACTGGAAAGCAGCAAAATTGTTGCAAAGGTTCTAGCTGCCAGATTCCCCCTTATCCTCTGCAAAACAGTGGGCCAGAAACAAAGCCTAAAGTGACCCAGGTGGAGTGATTGGTGTTTGTAATAAATACCCTGAGCAACTGATATCTGTACAAAAGAGCTCTAGAACCAGAACTCTCAGTTCCCAGCCTGCTAGAGGACTGAAGTCCTGGACAGTCACAGGGTACAGAGACCCAGGCAGCTCCAGCATCTAGCTGCTTGAGAGACGGTGGCTGGGTGGACCAGCTTGTAGAGTCTCAATGGGCCAATCAAGCCGGTGTGCAGGAAGCTGAGCTACTGGCTTCATTCCTGACCACAGCTGAGAAGTATCTGTCTTCCATACATTCTATCtcgagttttgttttattttttaaaaattttgcttAAAACagcatgttttataaaataaaagtatttttatctcATTAGAAAACCGCTAGTGTGGAATTCTttggcttctgtctttctttctttgatttaacTTCACCaaacaatgagaaaatgaaaactgtgtTCAGATCCACACCTAGAAATGAGGATTCTGGAGGCCCAGAATGAATGAATCCAgaagaaacataattttttttgttgttgtttgttttttgttttgtttttcgagacagggtttctctgtagccctggctgtcctggaactcactttgtagaccaggctggcctcgagaactcagaaatctgcctgcctctgcctctcaagtgctgggattaaaggcatgcagcaccatgcTGGGCAGGCACCAGGAGGAACATAATTGTTCTTCCCCTGGACAGTGTTCGGTCTTTGCTGTAGTCGCCTAGCACCCTAAATACATAAAGCGATCACAAATCCCAGTTTATCTCAAGACCTTAAGGCATGGTGTCAGCCTGTTATCCTAACAGTCGAGCAGTTGAGAACCACAGTTCCCAACCAGCCTGCGACAGGGAGTTGAGTTCaaggcatcctgggctacatagcaagacactgcTTCACTCATGACAGTACCTGCGGTGTGCTAGAAATTCAGAGAAGAACTGCTCTATTCACAGCGTGAGAGCTAATAATATTGACCGTAACATAACCCACACCCCCATCCTCAGAGGATAAATTAGAGAAATCTCCAAGAACCTGCCTGAAAAGGCAGATAATACCAAAAATGATATTTCCCTAATACATACCTAATGACGATCATTTATTAATTTGGCACAAGAAGGAAgttgttttaaaaactagtttgtttttattttttttaaagaaagaaaaagacctgTAGCTACTGGCAGAGTGGTACTGCAGTGCttcctgggaaatgtagttttctGTATCATGAAATCTTTGTGCATTGAAACCTAGGCTTCTCTCCCACTACTAATTGCATCTGTTTTGTCCTAGCCCACCTGGACTGATGCAATTTCCCCAGGCACCCCATGCGCTCGGTCCTCACTATAAACTAGGCTAcctttgttctttggttggtcaCATGAACTGATTCACCACGCAAGTCTGGGTCCTCAAGCCTTCCAAGGGGTCCTCGCTGCCTCGGAGGCGCTCCTAAAGCTGCCTGCTCGCGCGAGAGTTTGGAGGGGCGGGCTTAGGGTCAGTTTCGCGGGGGGCTCGCACGGGACCCTCAGATCTCCGCTTAGGTGCCTAGTTAAGTGCGGGAAGCTGGGCCAGGCGGTCACTGGCCACCCTGAACCTGGCGGGCGCCGGAGCGCTCTGGAGAAGCCGGGACAGCCCCTTTTTTCCCAGCCAGCTGCTAGGGTTGGGAGCCACAGAAAACAAAGTGAGAGTCCGGCTGCTTTCCAGAGCCTGGGCCACGGCGGCGGCCGTGGGAGCAGAGGTGGGACAGATGCGAGCGTCAGAGGCTGTGGGCACACTGAGGTTGGGAATGGACCCGAGCGAAGCAATGGCGGAGTCCTTACAAAAGGGGCTGGTCTGTCTGCACGGGAGCTACTTACATTCTAGAGATGGGGATTCCGGAACCCTTGGTGCTAGGTCCACATAGGCCCTGGTTATGGAGTGTGCTCGCTGGCTTCGTGGCCTAACTGATGGTTCCTTGCTGGCAGCTCCTTTCTGCCCGTCATTCTCGCGTAATCGATAACCTCCATCTCAAAGCTACTGCATAGCTCTGTGAGCCCTCAGTGCCCTCAAAGTATCAAAACCCAGGCCCTCACCTGTGGAGGACATGGTTTCTGGATCCGAGTCCCAGTCCCGAGCTCTCACTTCCTATTCCCCCATCCCGAACTCCGGTCCCTCGGGTGTTTGTAACGAGGTCTTTTCCTGGAAAACAGAATCCGAATCACACCGAGGCCTCTGAAGGCCTTGGAATGAGGGCTGACGGTCATGGGGAAAATGGATCGCTCTCCTCACACCTGTGTTTCATTTTCATACAAATCCAGGTGGAGCGACCCTGTTACACTAAAGATGAAAGGCTGGGGTTGGCTAGCCCTACTTTTGGGGGTCCTGCTGGGAACTGCCTGGGCTCGAAGGAGCCAAGATCTACACTGTGGAGGTAAAAGCACGAAGACCAGTGGAGAAGTGGGAGGAAGATGACCCTTGGGAGTCATGAGATCCAAAGCTTGGAACAAGGATGGATAGAAAAACCCTTATTCCCCTCACCATCCCCActccctgttctcttccctgACACCAGCTTGCAGGGCTCTGGTGGATGAATTAGAGTGGGAAATTGCCCGCGTGGACCCCAAGAAGACCATTCAGATGGGATCCTTCCGAATCAATCCAGATGGCAGCCAGTCAGTTGTGGAGGTAATTTACTATCCCTCAAATAAAGTAGCTCACCCGGGCTTAGAGTATGAACTTGTCcgaagagaagaaagcaggaagtCATTCGACCTGTAATGATAATAATCTCAACCCTCAGAGGCAGGACCAGAAGGATCTTTCTGAGTTCTAGTTCTGGTCTACACCATAGAATTAGGTACTGTCttcgaaaagaaaagaaacagcctggtgtggtggtacataccattaatcccagcagaggcaggccgatcttgaatttaaggccagcctggtctacaaagagagttccaagacagccaaggctgttatagagagaaaccctatctcaaaaaaaatcaaacaaccaaccaaggagCCAGAACATTGTGTGTCTGATTGTGTATCTGAAGGATTGGGCTCTAAGCCACTTAAGATatttgcatgcctgtaatcctagtacacAAACAGCAGAGCAGTTGGGCTCTGCCTATCTGGAAGAGCCTGGAAAGTTATAACCACGTATTTCTTTGCCCCAAACCTCAATTAACTGTTTCTGCTGTAGAGGTTAGGTCTTGATTAGTCTGTTTCTCCTCATCCCCAGGTCACATGGCTCTTGTTTCACTATAGCagtattgtatatatacattcatttttaaaaaaagaataagaggtCTTGTCcagctgggaatgtagctcagttgatagagtgctagcctagcatgcacagaaccCTGGGTTTGGCCCTTAGCATCCCATCAACCCAGCATACTGGTACACTCCTGTGATACCTGCACTCAAAgtcttccctggagctggagagatggttccgtggttaGGAGAACgtgctgctgttgcagaggacttGGTTCGGATTCTAGCACCCATGTAGTGGCTCATAACTCATTCTGGGGAATCAAACATTCCCTTCTGGTGTCTGTGATCACCACGCatgtatacatgcaagcaaacactttTTTTGTATTCAAGAAATTTAGCTAGAAGCATAAGTTAAAGCTATACCTAGTAAGGAATATGCAAGGAAATTTCTTTTAAcgattgatttatttttactttatgtggaTTGGTGTTTTGCCCGaatacatgtctgtgtgagggtggaGTTAAaaacagttctgagctgccatgtgtaaacccagacccctgggaaagcagccagtgttcctaaaacacggagccatctctccagtcccattaaGGAAACATTTCTGTGAAGCATGTTGGTGTGCTGTCATCGAAACCTGTACCCCctctttacatttttgtttgtttggttttttattttatttccaagactctgcagccctgggtgtcctggaactcactgtactgtagaccaagctggccttgaacttacagacatctgcctgcctctgcctcctgggtactggaattaaaggtgacAATATATCTggcttttaatgttattttaataaatgataaataccTATGTCCacaaaaaactaaacaagttCACAGGGGGAAAAAACATAGGTGATTATAGTTAATCAAAGTGGTTTCTGCCTATAATTCGGAGCTAAGGATATTGGTGCGTGTTTTATAATCAGGCAAAATAAGAGTGTACATTTGCCTGGAGTGGAGGTTGTGAGTTACACTGTGCACTGCTGGTTCTTGGAAGTTAATAGGGATTCTCGGGGACACAGATTGGGAGTTGGGGGtcgatttctatgagttcaaggccaggctggtctacatagttgcAGGCCACCAACCAAGGCTACAGGGTGAGACCCTGTTCCAAAGGATGGACAAACAAAATGTGCACATTTGAAAGTAacttgagaggaagaaagaatgggcaGATGTTGCCACAGGATATCATTAGGgaagatttctttgttgtttgagcTAGATTTGAAAGGAAAGAGTTCAAATGAGTAACATCTGAGGTAGAAGGGTGTGATCAAAGGCTGAGTTCATTTCTAGGTACCTTATGCCCGCTCAGAGGCCCACCTCACAGAGTTGCTTGAGGAGGTGTGTGACCGAATGAAGGAATATGGGGAACAGATTGACCCTTCTACCCACCGCAAGAACTACGTACGCGTCGTGAGCCGGAATGGAGAATCCAGTGAACTAGACTTGCAGGGCATCCGAATTGACTCAGATATCAGCGGCACCCTCAAGTTTGCGGTGAGTTACCGCTGTGCCATGAGTAGCTGTTTCTTGGGAGTTCATAGGGATTCCCTGGGACAGGATGGGAGATGGATGCAGATGTGGTGTGTGGTGTTGCCTGCTTGTAACCCGAGCACTCCAGGAGCAGCGGTTGGAAGATCAGCTTAAGTTTGAGGCTGGGCCTAGTtcatagtgagttcgaggccagctgggcGGATATAGTAAGGCCCTGTCTATAAAatccccacccccgaccccaaAACCAAGTAGAGAGCTGAGCCAGTGTCTTTGCCCGGCTTGGGATCTGGGTCAGTTCTCTGTCTTCTTGGTCCGCAGTGTGAGAGCATTGTGGAAGAATACGAGGATGAGCTTATCGAATTCTTCTCCAGAGAGGCTGACAACGTTAAAGACAAACTTTGCAGTAAGCGGACAGGTGAGCACCCCGGACTTTCCGTCCCACGTTCACAGCCCTGTGTAACTCGGCTTGCGGCCCTGACCCTCGCCACACAGAATGTGTGGCCACACGCTCAGACCTCTGACAGGTGTCCCACACAGCTGGCTTCCATTTCCCTTGGCTTAGTGTTTGGAGTGATTTCTCTCCAGTCTTTGCCTAATAGTTCTCAGAGTATGTGTCTCTGTTACCCTGGGTTCAGGAGAGGGAGCTGTGGGGGGTGGTTGGCCACGGTGATTGCCGGTTAGTGCGGGGTGCTTTCTGgggagggtgtatgtgtgtgtgagggtggcTGTTTCCTTCACACTGTTTCGTACTATTTACAGATCTATGTGACCATGCCCTGCACAGATCTCACGATGAGCTATGAATCACTGGAGCAAGCAGCCTACACCAACATGATAGAACACCCCCAGGAGGGGAAGATGGCGGCGTTGCCTTTTATATTACGTTTTTATGGAAATGAACTGAAAAAACTCTTGAAACCAAAAGTACAAActgtgttgtcttttttttttctctttttggttttttgagacaggtttttttgttgttgttgtttgttttgttttttgttttttttatagccctggccatcctggaactcagaaatccacctgcctctgcctccctggtgctgggattaaaggcagtgccaccactgcccggcactgTGTTGTCTTTTATGCCCAAAGGCAGCCTTTGTACCAGGCTTGAAGGTTGGGGGCTACAGATAGGAAGAAAATGGAGGGATGGGTTGTCATAGCGTAATAGCGTACATTTAAGAGGGCCCTGGCCCATTAATTCTCTGTCATGTGGAATCCTGTTTACTTACAAACTGGAGATGAGTATTCAGTGTGTACTTAATGATGTGTTGGCAGCTGTGGTGCTGTGGAGAAAGAGCCTGAATGACAGCACAAGGTGCTGGGAGGTCCCTGTACTCCTCCTGGAAAAACATTGAAGATGGGAACTGATCTGGACGGAAGTAATCGAGCAATCGAGCTgcgttgttcttttgttttgttttttttaaagattttatttatttatttatttatttttgatttatttatttattatatgtaagtacactgtagctgtcttcagacactccagaagagggtgccagatcttgttacgggtggttgtgagccaccatgtggttgctgggatttgaactctggaccttcggaagagcagtcgggtgctcttacccactgagccatctcaccaNNNNNNNNNNNNNNNNNNNNNNNNNNNNNNNNNNNNNNNNNNNNNNNNNNNNNNNNNNNNNNNNNNNNNNNNNNNNNNNNNNNNNNNNNNNNNNNNNNNNNNNNNNNNNNNNNNNNNNNNNNNNNNNNNNNNNNNNNNNNNNNNNNNNNNNNNNNNNNNNNNNNNNN harbors:
- the Cnpy2 gene encoding protein canopy homolog 2 → MKGWGWLALLLGVLLGTAWARRSQDLHCGACRALVDELEWEIARVDPKKTIQMGSFRINPDGSQSVVEVPYARSEAHLTELLEEVCDRMKEYGEQIDPSTHRKNYVRVVSRNGESSELDLQGIRIDSDISGTLKFACESIVEEYEDELIEFFSREADNVKDKLCSKRTDLCDHALHRSHDEL